Proteins from a single region of Bremerella sp. JC817:
- the xseB gene encoding exodeoxyribonuclease VII small subunit: MAKKTNEDQPAPKFEEGLAELQQIVQQLEGGQLGLDAALEKYQRGIEVLKQCHTVLKSTERKIELLSGVDAEGNPITQPFEDEEMSLDEKAQSRAKRRGTTKKPATKSGSDIVDDERKLF; this comes from the coding sequence TTGGCAAAGAAGACGAACGAAGATCAGCCAGCTCCGAAGTTCGAGGAAGGCCTGGCCGAGCTGCAACAAATTGTCCAACAGCTAGAAGGTGGACAATTGGGGCTGGATGCGGCACTCGAAAAATACCAGCGTGGGATCGAGGTTCTCAAGCAGTGCCATACCGTTTTGAAATCGACGGAACGCAAAATCGAGCTGCTTTCTGGGGTGGATGCGGAAGGAAACCCCATTACTCAGCCCTTTGAGGACGAGGAAATGTCGCTCGACGAGAAAGCTCAATCGCGAGCCAAACGCCGAGGGACCACAAAGAAGCCCGCGACGAAATCGGGGTCGGATATCGTGGACGACGAACGCAAGTTGTTCTAA